The Chloroflexota bacterium genome contains the following window.
ACCGCCCCGGTCATCCCCTCGATGGCCGGCGTCAGGTGCAGTTCGGCCCCGAACCGGGCCAGCAGTTGCCGTCGTTCCAGGCTCATGTCCTCGGGCATCGTCAGGATCAGCCGGTAGCCGCGCGCCGCCGCCACCATCGCCAGCCCGATGCCGGTGTTCCCACTGGTCGGCTCGACAATCGTCGCGCCCGGCCGCAGCTTGCCCTGACGCTCGGCCTCCTCGATCATCGCCACCGCGATGCGGTCCTTGACGCTGCCGCCCGGGTTCAACGACTCCAGCTTGGCGAGCACGCGCGCGCCACCAGCCGGCACCACCCGATTCAGCCGCACCAGCGGCGTCCAGCCGACCACGTCCACGACGGACTCGCAAACGCCGCCAGCGCGGCCGGCTGACCCGCCAGGCGGGCCGTCAGGACGTTCGGCGTGAGCGTCAGTCATGGCGCGCACCTGAAGGCAGCGTGAGAGCACAGTTCATGAGGCAAGCAAGCATCCAGTGAGCGGAAAGACGGCCGTTCTAGATGTAGTACATGACGCGCTGTTCGCGGCTTCGCTGCCGCTCCACCAGATCAGCCACCGAGGTGGTATCCAGAATCTGGTTGGCTGCGCCTGCCACCGACTCCCACAGCTCGCGCGTGATGGAGGCTGTCGAGGAGCGGTCGCCGTCCGGCTCGCCCAGACAGTCCAGCGAGAGGAGCGGCCCTTCGAGCGCGGCGATGATCTCGCCCACGGCCACGGCCTGCGGGTCGCGCGCAAGCTCGTGGCCGCCGCGCGGCCCCCGGCTGCTGCGGACCAGCCCGGCCTTCCGCAACGAGGTCAGCAGTTGTTCGAGATACGCCTCGGGAATGGCCTCGCGCGCCGCGATCTCCGCGCTCTGCACCGGCCCCTCGCCAAAACGCCGCGCCAGGTCGATGACCGCGCGCACGCCGTAGTCGCTGCGCATCGAAAGCTTCACGTTCTGCACCACTCGCGGAATTGTTGACCTGACGACTCAATATTCTAGTGTTCGTCCGGCGAAGCTGTCAACGATAGCGAGGGCAGCGCCAGGACGATTGCCTGCTGATGTCGTCGTGCAGCGGCGTCGGGGCTTGAATGCCCCGCCTACGATCCTGCAGTCGCTGCGCGACGCTCCAGTCGCACCAGTGCCTGCCGTTCCCGACGACCGTCGCACAGCGACTGAATGCGTGTAGGCGGGGACTTCAGTCCCCGACGAGGTCGCAGGACGGTCTCGTCGTGCAGCGGCGTCGGGGTTGAGGGCGGCGCGCTGATGAGATCGACGGCGCTCCTGGCGCACCGCCTGCCGACGCTGGAAACGTCGGCGTCAGTGGGCCGGCTCGGCGAGGCTGGCCTGCCGTCGCCGCTCGTCCTCGAACGCCTCGACAGCCCGCTTGCCGGCCTGTCGCCGCCAGCTCTCGATCAGCAGATCGAGCAGCATATCCGGGTCCACCAACCCGAGCCGGACGTTCGTCCAGCCGCGCAGCCCCCAGGAGCCGGCCGCCTTCTCGAACGTCGTCGGGAAGGTCGAGAGCAACGTGGACTGGTCGTTCGGGTCGATCCACACGACCAGCCGGTCGGCGCTGGGGAGCGTCGCGTAGATCTTGCCGCGCACGCGGAAGTCGGCGGCGCCGAAGTGACTGCGCTCCTCCGTGCCAGGGAAGCTAAGCGCCATCTCCCGGGCATCGTCAGCAGTCACCATCTTGCACCTCTGCGGAAAAGGTCCGAGCCTCACTGTACGACATCGTCCTGCCTGACGAAATGTAGAACTCTGGCGTTTGCATGGCCAGTCGGACCATGGACGGCGCTGCGATCTGAATCATTGTCTGCCCGGCGGCCCCGGAGCCTATAACCGCACAGTGAGCCTCGACAGCATCGGGACGGCCGCCCCTCGGCGAACGGGCGCCGCCCAGGAGCCCATCCTCATGCGGATCATCCTCTACACCGGCAAGGGCGGCGTTGGGAAGACCTCGGTATCGGCGGCCACGGCGGCCCGGGCTGCCCAACAAGGCTACCGCACCATCGTGATGAGCACGGATCTCGCGCACAGCCTCGCTGACAGCCTGGACGTGCCGCTCGGCCCCGAGCCGAAGCTGATCGCGCCGAACCTGTGGGCGCAGGAGACGGACGTCTACCACAACCTCCGCACGCACTGGGGGCGCATTCAGGAGTGGCTGCGCTCGCTGCTGGCCTGGCGGCAGGTCGATGACATCGTCGCGGACGAGGTCAGCGTCTTGCCGGGCATGGAGGAGCTGGCGAACCTGCTCTGGATCAACCGTCACCGTGAGAGCGGCGACTACGACGTCATCGTGGTGGACTGCGCGCCGACCGGCGAGACGCTCCGCCTGCTGAGCTTCCCGGAGATCGGCCGCTGGTGGGTCGAGAAGATCATGCCGATCCAGCGGGCTGCCGTCGGGGTGATGCGGCCCATCGTCCGGGCCACCACCGGCATGCCGATGCCCACGGACGATGTGTACGACACCGTACAGGAGCTGTTCGGCCAGCTTGACCGGCTCAACAAGATGCTGACCGATCCCGAACTGACCTCCGTGCGGCTGGTCACCAACCCCGAGAAGATGGTGATCCGCGAGGCGCAGCGGACCTGGAGCTACTTCAACCTGTTCGGCTACCCGAGCGACCTGATCGTGCTGAATCGGATCATTCCGGACACGGTCGCGGACAGCTACTTTGCGGACTGGAAGCAGACCCAGTCTCGCCACCGCGCGATGGTCGAGGAGCGGTTCGCGCCGGTCCCGATCAAGGAGCTGCCGCTCTTCCGCGACGAGGTCGTCGGCTTGGAGCGCCTGAACGAGATGGGCGAGGCGCTGTTCGGCCGTGACGACCCGGCGTCGGTCTTCTTCCGGGGCCGCACGCAGACCATCGAGCGGACCGCCCAGGGGTACGTGCTGAATCTGCCGCTGCCGTTCGTGCAGAAGGGCGAGGTCAACCTCGTGCACATGGGCGACGAGCTGATGGTGCAGGTCGGGCAGCACCGGCGCAGCCTGATCCTGCCGCGGACGCTGGTCGGGTTGCAGACGCGCGGCGCAAGCTTCGAGAACGAGACGCTGCGGATCAGGTTCGAGCGCGCCTCCTGACGTGGGTCGCGGGCCGTGGGTCGCGGGTCGCGGGTCGCGGGTCGCGGGTCGCGGGTCGCGGTGAAAGCGTGCAAGTTCCAGTTGTCATCCTGAGCGTAGCGAAGGATCTCACCCGCTGACCGTCAACGCGCGTGTCACTCTCCGAGCGTTAGCGCTCCCAACACCCACCGAACATCAGCGTGTGCATCACCCGCCGACCGTCAACGCTCGCGTCAGCGGGTGAGGTCCTTCGCTACGCTCAGGATGACATGGGGAGTTGCGTGTTTGCTACGTGGCAGCCGCGCAAGTCAGATTGTACCCTTCCTCGACCCTCGACCCTCGACCCTCGGCCCTCGACCCGCGCTCTAGCTGCCGACAACGCCGTCGAAGGCCAGCTCCGACCAGCTGGTTGGGGTCTGGCGCAGCCGACCGGTCAGCTGCCACAGCTCGGCGATCCGGGTGATGCCACGCGGCCGCGCGCCGGGCTGCCAGCCCGAGCGCTCCAGCAGCGCCCCGAGCCGTTCGGGCGCGATCCGCAAGTCCTCGGTCTCGGAGAGCAGCCGGGCGGCGCCGACAGGATCGGCGGCGGCCAGCCGCGCCCCTTCCGTCAGCATCTCGGTGAACGCATCGACCAGGGGACCAGCCCGCTCCCTGAGCGCCGGCAACGCGTAGACGATCGCCGTCGAGGGCAGCCCGCCGAACAGGTCGCGACCGTCGACCAACCGCTCGGGGCCAGTCCCCTCGAGCTCCAGCTCCAGAAACGGCGTCACCCCGACGTGCGCCGCGAACTCCTTCCCCTGCTTGAGGGCCGGCAAGGCCTCCGAGTGGGGACGGTAGACCAGGTTGCCGTCGAGCGCCCGGGCGTCGCCAAGCTCGCGCAGGGCCGCCAGCTGCAGGACGGCCGTCTCCAGACTCGACTCTTCGGGCACCGCGATCCGGTCGCGTGGCTTGATCGAGCCCAGCGACCGCAGCCCCGGCCGCCCGACCACGGCGCACGGCACCGCCGACACGCCGCCCAGCACCCGGACGGGAAGGTCGGCCTCACGGGCCAGATAGAAGGCCGTCGGCGGCCCGCAGGCAATGTCGATGCCGCCGTCTCGCAGGGCTTCGTTGACGGCCTCGGCCGGTGGGATCACCTTCCACTCGACCCACATGCCCGGGATGGCGTCTTCGAGCAGGCGACGCTCACGCATCTGGAGCAGCGGCGCATACGGCGCGGTGCCGTAGATGTTCATCCGCAGCACCAGCCTGCGGGATGGATCGCGCCGCACGAGCCGGGCCGGCTGGCAGGCCGTGAGCGCCGCGAGGCCGGCCGCCCCGCCGAGCAGCAGCGGCAAAGCCCGCCGCCGAGAAACCCTCGGGGAATCCCCACCTCCCGTGACCGCCATCCTACCCCTTGCGCTTCCGGACGCGGACCTCGCCGGCCGGCGGATCGACCACCAGCCAGTCGCCGCTCTCGATGACGCTCAACGGGTCCGGGTCCAGCCGGTCCATCAACGGCAGCTCGGCCAACGCCGCCCCCTGCGCCATGATCGGGTTCGCCGTCTGGAAGATGATCCCCAGCGGGGCCGTGCCCTGCGCGCGCATGTCGAGCAGCGCCCAGGCTGTCGCCACGCCGCCCTTTGCCGTCGTGTGGACGAGCACCTTCCCGACGATGCTCTGGCCGTACAGGTCGTGGGCCTCGCGCGAGAAGACCCCCGTTTTGCGATTGAGGTCGTAGCGGGCGCTGAAGCCCTGGTGCGAGACCAGCGCCTCGCCCTCGACGCGCGGCCCGATGCCCGGGTGCCCGCGCAGCACGATCTCCCCATCCTGCGTCATCGTGTCCCCCGCTTCGCCGCGCACGTTCACCACGGCAGCTCTCCACGC
Protein-coding sequences here:
- a CDS encoding DUF126 domain-containing protein — encoded protein: MTQDGEIVLRGHPGIGPRVEGEALVSHQGFSARYDLNRKTGVFSREAHDLYGQSIVGKVLVHTTAKGGVATAWALLDMRAQGTAPLGIIFQTANPIMAQGAALAELPLMDRLDPDPLSVIESGDWLVVDPPAGEVRVRKRKG
- a CDS encoding Rrf2 family transcriptional regulator, encoding MKLSMRSDYGVRAVIDLARRFGEGPVQSAEIAAREAIPEAYLEQLLTSLRKAGLVRSSRGPRGGHELARDPQAVAVGEIIAALEGPLLSLDCLGEPDGDRSSTASITRELWESVAGAANQILDTTSVADLVERQRSREQRVMYYI
- a CDS encoding ArsA family ATPase, with translation MRIILYTGKGGVGKTSVSAATAARAAQQGYRTIVMSTDLAHSLADSLDVPLGPEPKLIAPNLWAQETDVYHNLRTHWGRIQEWLRSLLAWRQVDDIVADEVSVLPGMEELANLLWINRHRESGDYDVIVVDCAPTGETLRLLSFPEIGRWWVEKIMPIQRAAVGVMRPIVRATTGMPMPTDDVYDTVQELFGQLDRLNKMLTDPELTSVRLVTNPEKMVIREAQRTWSYFNLFGYPSDLIVLNRIIPDTVADSYFADWKQTQSRHRAMVEERFAPVPIKELPLFRDEVVGLERLNEMGEALFGRDDPASVFFRGRTQTIERTAQGYVLNLPLPFVQKGEVNLVHMGDELMVQVGQHRRSLILPRTLVGLQTRGASFENETLRIRFERAS
- a CDS encoding MmcQ/YjbR family DNA-binding protein — its product is MVTADDAREMALSFPGTEERSHFGAADFRVRGKIYATLPSADRLVVWIDPNDQSTLLSTFPTTFEKAAGSWGLRGWTNVRLGLVDPDMLLDLLIESWRRQAGKRAVEAFEDERRRQASLAEPAH
- a CDS encoding ABC transporter substrate-binding protein; this translates as MPLLLGGAAGLAALTACQPARLVRRDPSRRLVLRMNIYGTAPYAPLLQMRERRLLEDAIPGMWVEWKVIPPAEAVNEALRDGGIDIACGPPTAFYLAREADLPVRVLGGVSAVPCAVVGRPGLRSLGSIKPRDRIAVPEESSLETAVLQLAALRELGDARALDGNLVYRPHSEALPALKQGKEFAAHVGVTPFLELELEGTGPERLVDGRDLFGGLPSTAIVYALPALRERAGPLVDAFTEMLTEGARLAAADPVGAARLLSETEDLRIAPERLGALLERSGWQPGARPRGITRIAELWQLTGRLRQTPTSWSELAFDGVVGS